The genomic region GAGGCTGGCGAAACGCCTCGTAGGCCTGCAGCAAGCCCTGCATGCGGGCCCGCCCCGTCAGCCCGGAAGGTCGCCCAGGGTTCAGGTTGTGCGCACCCAAGGCCTTCAGTTCGTGGGTCAGGCTGCGCACATCGGGGTAGTGCAGCACGTGCGGGCAACGCTGCAGTTCGAGTTGCTCAAGGCCACTGGCCGCGCACAGGCGCTGGTAGTCTTCAAACCGACGGAAGCGGTTCACATGCACCAGACCGTCCACCGCCTGCCAACTGGCGCGCAGTTCATCCAGGGTACCCACACACAGGCTGCTGAAGGCCAGCACACCGCCTGGCCGCAATACCCGCCGCACTTCTGCCAGCACGCTGGCGAACTGGTCGCACCATTGCACCGCCAGGCTGGAAAACACCAGGTCGACGCTGGCATCACGCAACGGCAAACGCTCGGCATCGCCAGCTACGTGATAGTGCGCCCCGCCTTGTTCGTTGCGCGCATGGCGCAGCATGCCTTCGGCGATATCCACCGCCACGCCACTGGCTGCGGCGAAACGCTCCGCCAGCGCCCGGCTGAAATGACCGGTGCCGCTGCCCAGGTCCAGCCAGCGCGATGGCTGCAGGCCTTCCGGCAACTGCGCCAGCAGGTTCAGGCCCACGGCGCGCTGCAGGGCCGCCACGCTGTCATAGCTGGCCGCAGCACGAGAGAACGAGGCCGCCACCTGGCGCTTGTCGGGCAGTGCGCCAGGCAGGGTTGGATGGGAAAGGTCAGTCATCGCCACTCTCATGCAGGAAACTCTTGATACCCGCCGCCAGCTCTTGCGGATACTCCAGCAAGAACGCGTGGGAACTGTCTTCGACCAGGCCCACTTCCACATCGGGCAACAGCTCGCTCAGGGCTTTTGCCGCTTCTGCCGGGACCAGTGCGTCGCTGCCGGCGAACAGGTGCAGCTGCGGGCCGGCATAGGCCTGCAGGGCTTCGCGGGTATCCAGCTTGGCCAGCACCTCCAGGCCGGTGACCAGGTACAGCGGGTCGGTGTCCGGCACGCCGATACCCAGCTGGCGCAGCAAGGTACGGGGTTGCTGGGCGCCGTCGCTGCATAGCGTACGGAA from Pseudomonas oryzicola harbors:
- the bioC gene encoding malonyl-ACP O-methyltransferase BioC, giving the protein MTDLSHPTLPGALPDKRQVAASFSRAAASYDSVAALQRAVGLNLLAQLPEGLQPSRWLDLGSGTGHFSRALAERFAAASGVAVDIAEGMLRHARNEQGGAHYHVAGDAERLPLRDASVDLVFSSLAVQWCDQFASVLAEVRRVLRPGGVLAFSSLCVGTLDELRASWQAVDGLVHVNRFRRFEDYQRLCAASGLEQLELQRCPHVLHYPDVRSLTHELKALGAHNLNPGRPSGLTGRARMQGLLQAYEAFRQPQGLPATYQVVYGVLRKPQA